From one Neovison vison isolate M4711 chromosome 1, ASM_NN_V1, whole genome shotgun sequence genomic stretch:
- the LOC122895062 gene encoding peroxiredoxin-1-like has translation MSSGNAKIGHPAPNFKATAVMPDGQFKDLSLSDYKGKYVVFFFYPLDFTFVCPTEIIAFSDRAEEFKKLNCQVIGASVDSHFCHLAWINTPKKQGGLGPMNIPLVSDPKRTIAQDYGVLKADEGISFRGLFIIDDKGILRQITVNDLPVGRSGDETLRLVQAFQFTDKHGEVCPAGWKPGSDTIKPDVQKSKEYFSKQK, from the coding sequence ATGTCTTCAGGAAATGCCAAAATTGGGCATCCTGCCCCCAACTTCAAAGCCACGGCTGTTATGCCAGATGGCCAGTTCAAAGACCTCAGCCTATCTGActacaaaggaaaatatgttGTGTTCTTCTTTTACCCTCTTGACTTCACCTTTGTGTGTCCCACGGAGATCATTGCTTTCAGTGACAGGgcagaagaatttaagaaactcaACTGTCAAGTGATTGGTGCTTCTGTGGATTCTCATTTCTGTCACCTGGCATGGATCAACACACCCAAGAAACAAGGAGGACTGGGACCCATGAACATTCCCTTGGTATCAGACCCCAAGCGTACCATTGCTCAGGACTATGGAGTCTTAAAGGCCGATGAAGGCATCTCGTTCAGGGGCCTCTTTATCATTGATGATAAGGGCATCCTTAGGCAGATCACTGTAAATGACCTACCTGTTGGCCGCTCTGGGGATGAGACTCTGCGACTGGTTCAGGCCTTCCAGTTTACCGACAAGCATGGGGAAGTGTGCCCAGCTGGCTGGAAGCCTGGCAGTGATACCATCAAGCCTGACGTCCAGAAGAGCAAAGAGTATTTCTCTAAGCAGAAGTGA